One window of Medicago truncatula cultivar Jemalong A17 chromosome 2, MtrunA17r5.0-ANR, whole genome shotgun sequence genomic DNA carries:
- the LOC11435291 gene encoding NADH dehydrogenase [ubiquinone] flavoprotein 2, mitochondrial codes for MLARLAANRLNQIRQTFHQPSRAFSTALNYHLDSPDNNPNLPWEFNDANKAKVKEIISHYPSNYKQSAVIPLLDLAQQQHGGWLPVSAMDAVAKVIEVAPIRVYEVATFYSMFNRSKVGKYHLLVCGTTPCMIRGSREIEAALLKHLGVKRNEVTQDGFFSVGEMECMGCCVNAPMITVADYSNGSEGYTYNYYEDVTPEKVVEIVEKLRKGEKPPHGTQNPHRIRSAPEGGNTTLLSEPKPPPCRDLDAC; via the exons ATGCTAGCACGCCTCGCCGCAAATCGTCTCAACCAGATCCGTCAAACTTTCCATCAG CCATCAAGGGCTTTCTCAACCGCTCTCAATTAC CACCTTGACTCTCCGGACAATAATCCCAATCTTCCATGGGAATTCAATGATGCTAACAAAGCaaag GTTAAGGAGATTATATCTCACTATCCATCCAACTATAAGCAATCTGCAGTGATTCCTCTGCTGGATCTTGCCCAGCAGCAGCATGGAGGTTGGCTTCCTGTTTCTGCAATGGATGCG GTGGCTAAGGTTATAGAGGTTGCCCCTATTCGAGTATATGAGGTTGCCACATTTTACTCAATGTTCAATAGATCTAAG GTTGGCAAATATCATTTATTGGTCTGTGGAACAACACCTTGTATGATACGAGGTTCACGGGAAATTGAAGCAGCTTTATTGAAACACTTGGGAGTGAAACGAAATG AAGTAACACAAGATGGTTTCTTTTCTGTTGGAGAAATGGAATGCATG GGATGCTGTGTGAATGCTCCCATGATTACAGTGGCTGATTACTCTAATGGATCAGAAGGATATACTTATAATTACTAT GAAGATGTGACCCCAGAGAAAGTAGTTGAGATAGTGGAAAAGCTGAGAAAGGGTGAGAAGCCACCG CACGGCACACAAAATCCACATCGGATTAGGAGTGCACCTGAAGGAGGGAATACTACATTGTTAAGTGAGCCCAAACCTCCTCCATGCCGTGACCTGGATGCCTGCTGA